One Gadus chalcogrammus isolate NIFS_2021 chromosome 4, NIFS_Gcha_1.0, whole genome shotgun sequence DNA segment encodes these proteins:
- the aox6 gene encoding aldehyde oxidase 6 isoform X1: MAVEKSSDSLCFFVNGRKVTEENADPETMLVSFLREKLRLTGTKVSCGGGGCGACTVMVSRYDPLSRTVQHFSANACLLPVCQLAGAAVTTVEGVGSTKTRLHPVQERLAKAHGSQCGFCSPGMVMSMYTLLRNQAAPSMERIREALGGNLCRCTGYRPIIDSCRTFTQESQCCQGNGGVGCCMNAEETPGGEPSTPRLFPTEDLLPLDPTQDLIFPPELMRVALTEPQQTRWFRGERVAWVSPVSLEELVLLKSTHPQAPLVLGNTTLGPEMKFRGVVHPLVISPSRVAPLFEITHTPQGVWVGAGLSLTQVQMVLGARVEALPQEKTELYRSLLHQLRALAGQQIRNVASLGGNIVSALPNSDLNPVLAAGGCRLRVASDAGGSREVPLDQDFFRGFRTTLLGAADVLVAVFVPETRPGEFVRAFRQAPRKENALATVTTGMRVVLGPGAVVRDVQLYYGGVGPCTLRAARTGQALLGRPWGEAMLQEAYSVLLEEVVLPPGAVGGKVGFRRSLTLSLLFKFYLEVQQALALMSTTPEGVQSTTQQGVQSTTQQGVQSTTPEGVPERELSAIRPLPCCIQPGQQGFQEVSGSQSEQDAVGRPVMHRSAPAQATGEAVYVDDTPPPQGELFLALVTSTRPHASILGVDVSAALRLPGVLDMVTHADIPGRKARSFMGYEEELLADKEVSCVGQLVCGVLADSRDRARRGAAAVRVRYQDLPDPVFTVEDAVQRESFFLPRRRIERGDVCKGLETADHVHSGELRLGGQEHFYMEPQSVLVVPVGEETEFHVYVSSQAPTITQEAVAETLGVPSNRVTCHVKRLGGAFGGKVTKTSILAAITAVAAWKTGRAVRCILERGEDMLITGARHPVLGRYQVGFMEDGRITAADLQYYANAGNTVDESTLVVEKMVLHMDNAYNIPNLRGRAVACRTNLPSNTAFRGFGVPQAAAVVESMITDVALCLGRPAHQIREVNMYRGPSVTHYGMRFDPENLWRCWEEVKGRVGLGPRLEALRSFNQDHRWRKRGAALIPIKYGVAFSEAFLNQAAALVHVYKDGSVLVSHGGAEMGQGIHTKMQQVVSRELGVPSSKVYVSETSTASVPNSCPSAASFGTDANGMAVRDACQKLYKRLEPIRTKNPKGSWDSWTRAAFLEKISLSATGFFRGPDCYMDWEKMEGQPYSYFTYGACYSEVELDCLTGDYRTLRTDIVVDVGQSINPSIDIGQVEGAFLQGLGLYTLEQLSFSPGGLLYSRGPSQYKIPAVCDVPLSFNVHLLPDSHNPHAIYSSKGIGEPVLFLGSSVFYAIKDAVSAARAESGLGGAFPLDSPATPERACLACATPFSQRVPVSEPGSFTPWALNI, encoded by the exons ATGGCCGTGGAGAAAAGTTCGGACAGTCTCTGCTTCTTTGTCAACGGGAGGAAG gtgacggAGGAGAATGCAGACCCAGAAACCATGCTTGTGTCGTTCCTCAGAGAGAAGT TGAGGCTGACCGGGACCAAGGTGAGCTGCGGAGGCGGAGGCTGCGGGGCGTGCACCGTCATGGTGTCACGGTACGACCCCCTCAGCAGGACCGTCCA ACATTTCTCGGCCAACGCCTGCCTGCTTCCTGTCTGCCAGCTGGCGGGCGCCGCCGTCACCACCGTGGAGGGGGTGGGCTCCACCAAGACCAGGCTGCACCCTGTCCAg GAGCGGCTGGCGAAGGCCCACGGGTCCCAGTGTGGGTTCTGCAGCCCGGGCATGGTGATGTCCATGTACACCCTGCTGAGGAACCAGGCCGCGCCCAGCATGGAGCGCATCAGGGAGGCTCTGGGAG gtaACCTGTGCAGATGTACCGGCTATCGGCCAATCATCGACAGCTGCAGAACCTTCACCCAG GAGTCCCAGTGTTGCCAGGGCAACGGAGGTGTCGGCTGCTGCATGAACGCGGAGGAAACACCCGGAGGGGAGCCT TCCACCCCCAGGCTGTTCCCCACGGAGGACCTGCTGCCCCTGGACCCGACCCAGGACCTGATCTTCCCTCCTGAGCTGATG CGGGTGGCGCTGACGGAGCCCCAGCAGACGCGCTGGTtccggggggagagggtggccTGGGTGTCCCCGGTCTCCCTGGAGGAACTGGTCCTCCTGAAGAGCACCCATCCCCAGGCGCCGCTGGTTCTGGGGAACACCACCTTAG GTCCGGAGATGAAGTTCAGAGGGGTGGTTCACCCGCTGGTCATCTCCCCCAGCAGGGTGGCTCCTCTGTTTGAGATCACCCACACTCCGCAAG gggtgtgggtgggtgcaggTCTGTCTCTGACCCAGGTCCAGATGGTCCTGGGGGCCCGGGTGGAGGCGCTGCCCCAGGAGAAGACGGAGCTGTACCGGTCTCTGCTGCACCAGCTGAGGGCGCTGGCGGGACAGCAGATCCGCAACGTAGCG tCTCTGGGAGGGAACATTGTGAGCGCTCTCCCCAACTCCGACCTCAACCCGGTGTTGGCGGCCGGGGGCTGCAGGCTGAGGGTGGCCTCGGACG cagggggcagcagggAGGTGCCCCTGGACCAGGACTTCTTCAGGGGCTTCAGGACCACGCTGCTGGGGGCGGCCGACGTCCTCGTGGCCGTGTTCGTCCCTGAGACCCGGCCG GGGGAGTTTGTGCGGGCGTTCCGCCAGGCGCCGAGGAAGGAGAACGCCCTGGCGACCGTTACCACGGGGATGAGGGTGGTGCTGGGCCCGGGGGCAGTGGTCCGGGACGTCCAGCTCTACTACGGGGGAGTGGGGCCCTGCACCCTGCGGGCTGCCAGGACTGGCCAGGCCCTCCTGGGGAG GCCGTGGGGGGAGGCGATGCTGCAGGAGGCCTACAGCGttctcctggaggaggtggtgctgcccccgggggcggtgggggggaagGTGGGGTTCCGCAGGTCCCTGACCCTCAGCCTGCTCTTCAAGTTCTACCTGGAGGTCCAGCAGGCCCTCGCACTCATG AGCACCACCCCTGAGGGGGTCCAGAGCACCACCCAGCAGGGGGTCCAGAGCACCACCCAGCAGGGGGTCCAGAGCACCACCCCTGAGGGGGTCCCTGAGAGGGAGCTCAGCGCCATCAGACCCCTCCCCTGCTGCATCCAGCCGGGCCAGCAGGGCTTCCAG GAGGTGTCGGGGAGCCAGAGCGAGCAGGACGCCGTGGGCCGTCCTGTGATGCACCGCTCGGCGCCGGCCCAGGCCACCGGGGAGGCGGTGTACGTCGACGACACGCCCCCCCCACAAGGGGAGCTGTTCCTCGCCCTGGTCACCAGCACGCGCCCCCACGCCAGCATCCT CGGTGTGGACGTGAGCGCCGCCCTGCGCCTCCCCGGGGTTCTGGACATGGTGACGCACGCCGACATCCCGGGACGCAAGGCCCGCTCCTTCATGGGCTacgaggaggagctgctggccgACAAGGag gtgtccTGTGTGGGTCAGCTGGTGTGCGGGGTCCTGGCCGACTCCAGGGACCGCGCCCGGAGGGGGGCGGCCGCCGTCAGGGTCCGCTACCAGGACCTCCCGGACCCCGTGTTCACTGTGGAg GACGCGGTGCAGAGAGAATCCTTCTTCCTGCCCCGGAGGCGGATCGAGAGAGGAGACGTCTGCAAGGGGCTGGAGACCGCCGACCACGTCCACTCAG GCGAGCTCCGGCTGGGGGGCCAGGAGCATTTCTACATGGAGCCTCAGAGCGTGCTGGTGGTCCCAGTGGGGGAGGAGACCGAGTTCCACGTCTACGTGTCCAGTCAGGCCCCGACCATCACCCAG gagGCGGTGGCAGAGACCCTGGGGGTCCCCTCCAACAGGGTGACCTGTCACGTCAAGCGGCTGGGCGGGGCTTTTGGCGGGAAAGTCACCAAGACCAGCATCCTGGCGGCCATCACCGCTGTAGCCGCTTGGAA GACGGGCCGGGCGGTGCGCTGCATTCTGGAGCGGGGAGAGGACATGCTGATCACTGGGGCGCGCCACCCCGTACTGGGACGATACCAG GTGGGGTTCATGGAGGACGGGCGCATCACGGCGGCAGACCTCCAGTACTACGCCAACGCCGGCAACACCGTGGACGAGTCTACCCTG gtggtggagaagatggTGCTGCACATGGACAACGCCTATAACATCCCCAACCTGCGGGGGCGGGCGGTGGCCTGCCGCACCAACCTGCCCTCCAACACGGCCTTCAGGGGCTTCGGGGTGCCCCAGGCCGCCGCCGTGGTGGAGAGCATGATCACCGACGTGGCCCTGTGCCTAGGGCGCCCCGCCCACCAG ATCCGGGAGGTGAACATGTACCGCGGGCCATCGGTGACCCACTACGGGATGCGGTTCGACCCGGAGAACCTGTGGCGCTgctgggaggaggtgaagggtcGGGTGGGGCTGGGGCCCCGGCTGGAGGCCCTCAGGAGCTTCAACCAGGACCACCgctggaggaagaggggcgCCGCCCTCATCCCCATCAAGTACGGGGTGGCCTTCAGCGAGGCCTTCCTCAACCAG gcggcCGCCCTGGTCCATGTCTATAAGGACGGCTCCGTCCTGGTGAGCCATGGGGGGGCCGAGATGGGGCAGGGCATCCACACCAAGATGCAGCAG GTGGTCAGCAGGGAGCTGGGGGTCCCGTCCTCTAAGGTGTACGTCTCTGAGACCAGCACGGCGTCCGTCCCCAACAGCTGCCCCTCGGCCGCCTCCTTCGGGACCGACGCCAACGGCATGGCCGTCAGG GACGCCTGCCAGAAACTGTACAAGAGACTCGAGCCGATCAGGACGAAGAACCCCAAAGGATCTTGGGACAGCTGG ACCAGGGCGGCGTTCCTGGAGAAGATCAGTCTGTCAGCGACAGGATTCTTCAG AGGTCCAGACTGCTACATGGACTGGGAGAAGATGGAGGGTCAGCCCTACTCCTACTTCACCTACGGCGCCTGCTACAGCGAGGTGGAACTGGACTGTCTCACCGGAGACTACAGG ACTCTGAGGACGGACATCGTGGTGGACGTGGGTCAGAGCATCAACCCCTCCATTGACATCGGCCAG GTGGAGGGGGCCTTCCTCCAGGGTCTGGGCCTCTACACCCTGGAGCAGTTGAGCTTCTCCCCGGGGGGGCTCCTCTACTCCAGGGGTCCGTCTCAGTACAAGATCCCGGCCGTCTGCGACGTGCCGCTCAGCTTCAACGTCCACCTGCTGCCGGACTCCCACAACCCCCACGCCATCTACTCCTCCAAG GGCATCGGGGAGCCGGTCCTGTTCCTCGGGAGCTCCGTGTTCTACGCCATCAAGGACGCGGTGTCGGCGGCCCGGGCCGAGTCCGGCCTGGGGGGGGCCTTCCCCCTGGACAGCCCCGCCACACCAGAGAGGGCATGTCTCGCATGTGCCACGCCCTTCTCCCAGAGG GTTCCAGTCAGCGAGCCGGGATCCTTCACCCCCTGGGCCCTGAACATCTAG
- the aox6 gene encoding aldehyde oxidase 6 isoform X4 has protein sequence MVMSMYTLLRNQAAPSMERIREALGGNLCRCTGYRPIIDSCRTFTQESQCCQGNGGVGCCMNAEETPGGEPSTPRLFPTEDLLPLDPTQDLIFPPELMRVALTEPQQTRWFRGERVAWVSPVSLEELVLLKSTHPQAPLVLGNTTLGPEMKFRGVVHPLVISPSRVAPLFEITHTPQGVWVGAGLSLTQVQMVLGARVEALPQEKTELYRSLLHQLRALAGQQIRNVASLGGNIVSALPNSDLNPVLAAGGCRLRVASDAGGSREVPLDQDFFRGFRTTLLGAADVLVAVFVPETRPGEFVRAFRQAPRKENALATVTTGMRVVLGPGAVVRDVQLYYGGVGPCTLRAARTGQALLGRPWGEAMLQEAYSVLLEEVVLPPGAVGGKVGFRRSLTLSLLFKFYLEVQQALALMSTTPEGVQSTTQQGVQSTTQQGVQSTTPEGVPERELSAIRPLPCCIQPGQQGFQEVSGSQSEQDAVGRPVMHRSAPAQATGEAVYVDDTPPPQGELFLALVTSTRPHASILGVDVSAALRLPGVLDMVTHADIPGRKARSFMGYEEELLADKEVSCVGQLVCGVLADSRDRARRGAAAVRVRYQDLPDPVFTVEDAVQRESFFLPRRRIERGDVCKGLETADHVHSGELRLGGQEHFYMEPQSVLVVPVGEETEFHVYVSSQAPTITQEAVAETLGVPSNRVTCHVKRLGGAFGGKVTKTSILAAITAVAAWKTGRAVRCILERGEDMLITGARHPVLGRYQVGFMEDGRITAADLQYYANAGNTVDESTLVVEKMVLHMDNAYNIPNLRGRAVACRTNLPSNTAFRGFGVPQAAAVVESMITDVALCLGRPAHQIREVNMYRGPSVTHYGMRFDPENLWRCWEEVKGRVGLGPRLEALRSFNQDHRWRKRGAALIPIKYGVAFSEAFLNQAAALVHVYKDGSVLVSHGGAEMGQGIHTKMQQVVSRELGVPSSKVYVSETSTASVPNSCPSAASFGTDANGMAVRDACQKLYKRLEPIRTKNPKGSWDSWTRAAFLEKISLSATGFFRGPDCYMDWEKMEGQPYSYFTYGACYSEVELDCLTGDYRTLRTDIVVDVGQSINPSIDIGQVEGAFLQGLGLYTLEQLSFSPGGLLYSRGPSQYKIPAVCDVPLSFNVHLLPDSHNPHAIYSSKGIGEPVLFLGSSVFYAIKDAVSAARAESGLGGAFPLDSPATPERACLACATPFSQRVPVSEPGSFTPWALNI, from the exons ATGGTGATGTCCATGTACACCCTGCTGAGGAACCAGGCCGCGCCCAGCATGGAGCGCATCAGGGAGGCTCTGGGAG gtaACCTGTGCAGATGTACCGGCTATCGGCCAATCATCGACAGCTGCAGAACCTTCACCCAG GAGTCCCAGTGTTGCCAGGGCAACGGAGGTGTCGGCTGCTGCATGAACGCGGAGGAAACACCCGGAGGGGAGCCT TCCACCCCCAGGCTGTTCCCCACGGAGGACCTGCTGCCCCTGGACCCGACCCAGGACCTGATCTTCCCTCCTGAGCTGATG CGGGTGGCGCTGACGGAGCCCCAGCAGACGCGCTGGTtccggggggagagggtggccTGGGTGTCCCCGGTCTCCCTGGAGGAACTGGTCCTCCTGAAGAGCACCCATCCCCAGGCGCCGCTGGTTCTGGGGAACACCACCTTAG GTCCGGAGATGAAGTTCAGAGGGGTGGTTCACCCGCTGGTCATCTCCCCCAGCAGGGTGGCTCCTCTGTTTGAGATCACCCACACTCCGCAAG gggtgtgggtgggtgcaggTCTGTCTCTGACCCAGGTCCAGATGGTCCTGGGGGCCCGGGTGGAGGCGCTGCCCCAGGAGAAGACGGAGCTGTACCGGTCTCTGCTGCACCAGCTGAGGGCGCTGGCGGGACAGCAGATCCGCAACGTAGCG tCTCTGGGAGGGAACATTGTGAGCGCTCTCCCCAACTCCGACCTCAACCCGGTGTTGGCGGCCGGGGGCTGCAGGCTGAGGGTGGCCTCGGACG cagggggcagcagggAGGTGCCCCTGGACCAGGACTTCTTCAGGGGCTTCAGGACCACGCTGCTGGGGGCGGCCGACGTCCTCGTGGCCGTGTTCGTCCCTGAGACCCGGCCG GGGGAGTTTGTGCGGGCGTTCCGCCAGGCGCCGAGGAAGGAGAACGCCCTGGCGACCGTTACCACGGGGATGAGGGTGGTGCTGGGCCCGGGGGCAGTGGTCCGGGACGTCCAGCTCTACTACGGGGGAGTGGGGCCCTGCACCCTGCGGGCTGCCAGGACTGGCCAGGCCCTCCTGGGGAG GCCGTGGGGGGAGGCGATGCTGCAGGAGGCCTACAGCGttctcctggaggaggtggtgctgcccccgggggcggtgggggggaagGTGGGGTTCCGCAGGTCCCTGACCCTCAGCCTGCTCTTCAAGTTCTACCTGGAGGTCCAGCAGGCCCTCGCACTCATG AGCACCACCCCTGAGGGGGTCCAGAGCACCACCCAGCAGGGGGTCCAGAGCACCACCCAGCAGGGGGTCCAGAGCACCACCCCTGAGGGGGTCCCTGAGAGGGAGCTCAGCGCCATCAGACCCCTCCCCTGCTGCATCCAGCCGGGCCAGCAGGGCTTCCAG GAGGTGTCGGGGAGCCAGAGCGAGCAGGACGCCGTGGGCCGTCCTGTGATGCACCGCTCGGCGCCGGCCCAGGCCACCGGGGAGGCGGTGTACGTCGACGACACGCCCCCCCCACAAGGGGAGCTGTTCCTCGCCCTGGTCACCAGCACGCGCCCCCACGCCAGCATCCT CGGTGTGGACGTGAGCGCCGCCCTGCGCCTCCCCGGGGTTCTGGACATGGTGACGCACGCCGACATCCCGGGACGCAAGGCCCGCTCCTTCATGGGCTacgaggaggagctgctggccgACAAGGag gtgtccTGTGTGGGTCAGCTGGTGTGCGGGGTCCTGGCCGACTCCAGGGACCGCGCCCGGAGGGGGGCGGCCGCCGTCAGGGTCCGCTACCAGGACCTCCCGGACCCCGTGTTCACTGTGGAg GACGCGGTGCAGAGAGAATCCTTCTTCCTGCCCCGGAGGCGGATCGAGAGAGGAGACGTCTGCAAGGGGCTGGAGACCGCCGACCACGTCCACTCAG GCGAGCTCCGGCTGGGGGGCCAGGAGCATTTCTACATGGAGCCTCAGAGCGTGCTGGTGGTCCCAGTGGGGGAGGAGACCGAGTTCCACGTCTACGTGTCCAGTCAGGCCCCGACCATCACCCAG gagGCGGTGGCAGAGACCCTGGGGGTCCCCTCCAACAGGGTGACCTGTCACGTCAAGCGGCTGGGCGGGGCTTTTGGCGGGAAAGTCACCAAGACCAGCATCCTGGCGGCCATCACCGCTGTAGCCGCTTGGAA GACGGGCCGGGCGGTGCGCTGCATTCTGGAGCGGGGAGAGGACATGCTGATCACTGGGGCGCGCCACCCCGTACTGGGACGATACCAG GTGGGGTTCATGGAGGACGGGCGCATCACGGCGGCAGACCTCCAGTACTACGCCAACGCCGGCAACACCGTGGACGAGTCTACCCTG gtggtggagaagatggTGCTGCACATGGACAACGCCTATAACATCCCCAACCTGCGGGGGCGGGCGGTGGCCTGCCGCACCAACCTGCCCTCCAACACGGCCTTCAGGGGCTTCGGGGTGCCCCAGGCCGCCGCCGTGGTGGAGAGCATGATCACCGACGTGGCCCTGTGCCTAGGGCGCCCCGCCCACCAG ATCCGGGAGGTGAACATGTACCGCGGGCCATCGGTGACCCACTACGGGATGCGGTTCGACCCGGAGAACCTGTGGCGCTgctgggaggaggtgaagggtcGGGTGGGGCTGGGGCCCCGGCTGGAGGCCCTCAGGAGCTTCAACCAGGACCACCgctggaggaagaggggcgCCGCCCTCATCCCCATCAAGTACGGGGTGGCCTTCAGCGAGGCCTTCCTCAACCAG gcggcCGCCCTGGTCCATGTCTATAAGGACGGCTCCGTCCTGGTGAGCCATGGGGGGGCCGAGATGGGGCAGGGCATCCACACCAAGATGCAGCAG GTGGTCAGCAGGGAGCTGGGGGTCCCGTCCTCTAAGGTGTACGTCTCTGAGACCAGCACGGCGTCCGTCCCCAACAGCTGCCCCTCGGCCGCCTCCTTCGGGACCGACGCCAACGGCATGGCCGTCAGG GACGCCTGCCAGAAACTGTACAAGAGACTCGAGCCGATCAGGACGAAGAACCCCAAAGGATCTTGGGACAGCTGG ACCAGGGCGGCGTTCCTGGAGAAGATCAGTCTGTCAGCGACAGGATTCTTCAG AGGTCCAGACTGCTACATGGACTGGGAGAAGATGGAGGGTCAGCCCTACTCCTACTTCACCTACGGCGCCTGCTACAGCGAGGTGGAACTGGACTGTCTCACCGGAGACTACAGG ACTCTGAGGACGGACATCGTGGTGGACGTGGGTCAGAGCATCAACCCCTCCATTGACATCGGCCAG GTGGAGGGGGCCTTCCTCCAGGGTCTGGGCCTCTACACCCTGGAGCAGTTGAGCTTCTCCCCGGGGGGGCTCCTCTACTCCAGGGGTCCGTCTCAGTACAAGATCCCGGCCGTCTGCGACGTGCCGCTCAGCTTCAACGTCCACCTGCTGCCGGACTCCCACAACCCCCACGCCATCTACTCCTCCAAG GGCATCGGGGAGCCGGTCCTGTTCCTCGGGAGCTCCGTGTTCTACGCCATCAAGGACGCGGTGTCGGCGGCCCGGGCCGAGTCCGGCCTGGGGGGGGCCTTCCCCCTGGACAGCCCCGCCACACCAGAGAGGGCATGTCTCGCATGTGCCACGCCCTTCTCCCAGAGG GTTCCAGTCAGCGAGCCGGGATCCTTCACCCCCTGGGCCCTGAACATCTAG